The proteins below come from a single uncultured Carboxylicivirga sp. genomic window:
- a CDS encoding carboxypeptidase-like regulatory domain-containing protein, translated as MEKRLFLALIVLQLFVSHHIIAQQNQIKIKGTITDSFGDPVAFANIVITKTSEGMVSDEEGNFSFHTYTQPPFILKCTSIGFVEKEIEIKNIDALSNLKIILDSKTEEIGQVEVEGNIKDQSFTKIDHKLIDRLPDASGGGVEGLVKNQMGVSSNNELSSQYRVRGGNYDENLVYVNDIEIYRPFLIRSGQQEGLSFVNPKLISSLKFSPGGFEAQYGDKMSSVLDVQYKQPKELQGSMSASLLGASGHIEGSSKDNKLTAIAGVRYKTNKYLLGTLDVSGDYNPTFFDAQTFLTYQLTDKLKLEALGYYASNAYDFIPVDRNTVFGTINEAKSLYVAFEGQEHDIFQTGLGALSFKFNPDIYNQIKVTAMGYRTYEEETYDIIGQYRLDKIEGIDGSSPGPNDPAENVGIGTNIEHARNDLLGIIQNVAVQGKHQLNNHLLSWEAKYQNERFKDRINEWEMRDSAGYSIPVTDTELILKYALNANLETNTNRVTGYLQDEFKLETDIGVFIINAGVRASYWDFNNEFLFSPRLNTLYHPANNSKTRYRFATGVYYQSPLYRELRTPKGELNYDIKSQKSVQFVAGYDKIFDVNDRKFTFTSEAYYKHLTDINPYQIDNVRIRYAGENNAKGYATGIDFKINGEFVKGIESWANLSFMKTEEDILDDSYITTDDNGVEHVVYPGYIPRPSDQRVNFSLFFQDYLPNNPTFTVHLNVLFGTGLPFGPPQSERYKAINRMPSYRRVDIGFSKDLMNIYHNMTRSKAIKNAFLSLEIFNLFNIDNTISYTWVNDVYNRQYAVPNYLTSRRINLKLAVEF; from the coding sequence ATGGAAAAACGTCTATTCTTAGCACTAATAGTTCTTCAACTATTTGTTAGTCATCATATAATTGCCCAGCAAAATCAAATTAAAATCAAAGGTACTATTACAGATTCCTTTGGTGATCCTGTGGCATTTGCCAATATTGTTATTACCAAAACAAGCGAAGGTATGGTAAGCGATGAAGAAGGAAACTTCTCTTTCCATACTTATACACAGCCTCCTTTTATTCTTAAATGCACCTCAATAGGATTTGTTGAAAAGGAAATAGAAATTAAAAACATTGATGCTCTTAGCAATCTGAAAATTATTCTGGATTCGAAAACCGAAGAAATTGGCCAGGTTGAAGTGGAAGGTAATATTAAAGATCAATCGTTTACCAAAATTGATCACAAATTAATTGATCGCTTACCCGATGCTTCGGGAGGTGGTGTTGAAGGATTGGTTAAAAACCAGATGGGTGTTTCGTCTAATAATGAATTGAGTTCGCAATACCGTGTACGCGGTGGAAACTACGACGAAAACCTGGTTTATGTAAATGACATAGAGATTTATCGTCCTTTCCTGATCAGATCAGGACAACAAGAAGGCTTAAGTTTTGTGAATCCTAAACTAATTTCTTCCTTAAAATTCTCGCCTGGTGGATTCGAAGCCCAATACGGCGATAAGATGTCATCAGTATTGGATGTTCAGTACAAACAACCAAAAGAATTACAGGGAAGTATGTCTGCTAGTTTATTGGGAGCTTCGGGACATATTGAAGGAAGTTCAAAAGACAATAAACTAACAGCAATTGCAGGAGTTAGATACAAAACCAACAAATATCTATTGGGTACATTAGATGTTAGTGGCGATTATAACCCTACGTTTTTTGATGCGCAAACCTTCTTAACCTATCAGTTAACAGACAAACTAAAACTGGAAGCTTTGGGATATTACGCGTCTAATGCTTATGATTTTATTCCGGTTGATAGAAACACGGTTTTTGGAACGATCAATGAAGCCAAAAGTCTTTATGTTGCATTTGAAGGTCAGGAGCATGATATTTTCCAAACAGGATTAGGTGCTCTTTCATTTAAATTTAACCCTGATATCTACAACCAGATAAAGGTTACAGCAATGGGGTATCGAACTTACGAAGAGGAAACCTATGATATTATTGGTCAATACAGATTAGATAAAATAGAAGGCATTGATGGTTCATCTCCAGGTCCAAATGATCCTGCTGAAAACGTTGGTATAGGCACCAACATTGAGCATGCCCGAAACGATTTATTAGGTATCATTCAGAATGTTGCCGTACAAGGGAAGCATCAATTAAATAATCACTTATTGTCGTGGGAAGCTAAATATCAGAATGAGCGATTTAAAGACCGAATAAACGAATGGGAAATGCGCGATTCGGCAGGTTATTCCATACCGGTTACCGATACTGAGTTGATTTTGAAATATGCATTAAATGCTAATTTGGAAACCAATACAAACAGAGTTACCGGATATTTGCAAGATGAATTTAAACTAGAAACAGATATAGGTGTTTTCATCATCAATGCAGGTGTTAGGGCCAGTTATTGGGATTTTAATAATGAGTTTCTGTTTAGTCCACGATTAAACACATTGTATCATCCTGCTAATAATAGTAAAACACGTTATCGTTTTGCTACAGGTGTTTATTATCAGTCGCCACTTTACCGCGAATTACGAACTCCCAAAGGCGAGTTGAATTACGATATCAAATCACAAAAATCGGTACAATTTGTTGCTGGATATGATAAGATTTTCGATGTAAACGATCGAAAATTCACCTTTACTTCTGAAGCATATTACAAACATCTTACAGATATTAATCCTTACCAAATTGATAATGTAAGAATACGATATGCGGGCGAAAACAATGCAAAAGGTTATGCAACCGGTATTGACTTTAAGATAAATGGTGAGTTTGTAAAAGGAATTGAGTCGTGGGCGAATCTTTCCTTTATGAAAACGGAAGAAGATATCCTGGATGATTCATATATCACCACAGATGATAATGGTGTTGAGCATGTGGTTTATCCAGGTTATATACCTCGCCCTTCGGACCAACGCGTAAATTTCTCGTTGTTTTTTCAGGATTATCTCCCCAATAATCCAACTTTTACAGTACATCTGAATGTATTATTCGGAACCGGTTTACCTTTTGGGCCTCCTCAATCGGAGAGATATAAAGCAATCAATAGAATGCCAAGTTATCGACGTGTTGATATTGGTTTTTCGAAGGATTTAATGAATATCTATCACAACATGACTCGTAGCAAAGCCATTAAAAATGCATTTTTAAGTCTTGAGATATTCAACCTGTTTAACATAGACAACACCATCTCATATACATGGGTAAACGATGTATACAATCGTCAGTATGCGGTTCCTAATTATTTGACGTCACGTAGGATTAATCTGAAGTTGGCCGTGGAGTTTTAG
- the hydG gene encoding [FeFe] hydrogenase H-cluster radical SAM maturase HydG codes for MSIIYHPQQYALPDRAMENFIDSDEIWSFINKNENPTIEQVEKVIQRSLNKNRLTLEETAILVNAKEPEMVDRIKAAARELKERVYGKRIVLFAPLYIGNLCINDCTYCGFRTSNKNQERMTLTNQDLIDQVVALEDHGHKRLILVYGEHPKYNAEFIADTVRTVYSVKHENGEIRRVNINAAPLDVEGFKTVKEAGIGTYQIFQETYHRETYAKVHKAGMKRDYDWRVTGLDRAQEAGIDDVGIGALLGLYDWRFEVLSLLRHVNHFEAVYNVGPHTISFPRIKSASGFDVDKKYDVSDEDFTRLVAILRLAVPYTGLILTAREPGHIRDEIMEFGVSQIDGGTNIEMKGYTAKKDQQDLDLEQFEIGDSRSLNEIMDDLVSKGYIPSFCTACYRLKRTGEHFMEFSVPGFIKRFCQPNAMLTLAEYLEDYAPAQTKEKGYQLIEDNLTSYEDENFKDKLIERLDRIKKGERDLYF; via the coding sequence ATGTCTATAATATACCATCCTCAGCAATACGCATTACCCGATAGGGCAATGGAAAACTTTATCGATAGCGATGAGATTTGGAGCTTCATTAATAAAAATGAAAATCCAACTATTGAGCAGGTTGAAAAGGTGATTCAACGATCGCTGAATAAAAACAGATTAACGCTCGAAGAAACAGCTATTTTGGTAAATGCCAAAGAGCCTGAGATGGTTGATAGAATAAAAGCGGCAGCGCGCGAACTAAAAGAGCGTGTGTACGGTAAACGTATTGTGTTGTTTGCGCCGTTGTACATCGGTAATTTATGTATAAACGATTGTACTTATTGTGGTTTTCGAACTTCTAATAAGAACCAGGAGCGCATGACTTTGACTAATCAGGATTTGATAGATCAGGTGGTTGCTTTGGAAGATCATGGTCATAAACGTTTGATATTGGTATATGGAGAGCATCCGAAATACAATGCGGAGTTTATTGCTGATACTGTACGTACTGTTTATAGTGTGAAGCATGAAAACGGAGAGATTCGGCGGGTTAATATTAATGCTGCACCACTGGATGTTGAAGGTTTTAAAACCGTTAAAGAGGCAGGTATTGGAACGTATCAGATTTTTCAGGAGACTTATCATCGCGAGACCTATGCTAAAGTTCATAAAGCCGGAATGAAACGCGATTACGATTGGCGTGTTACGGGATTAGACCGTGCTCAGGAAGCCGGAATTGATGATGTGGGTATTGGTGCTTTACTGGGGTTGTACGATTGGCGTTTTGAAGTGTTGAGTTTATTGCGTCATGTTAATCATTTTGAAGCTGTATATAACGTTGGTCCTCATACAATTTCTTTCCCCCGTATTAAATCAGCCTCTGGTTTTGATGTAGATAAAAAATACGATGTTAGCGATGAAGATTTTACGCGTTTGGTAGCCATTTTACGATTGGCAGTTCCTTATACGGGGTTGATTCTTACTGCGCGCGAGCCGGGACATATTCGTGATGAGATAATGGAGTTTGGCGTGTCGCAAATTGATGGCGGTACCAATATAGAGATGAAAGGATATACCGCCAAAAAAGATCAACAGGATCTGGATCTTGAGCAGTTTGAAATTGGAGATAGCCGCTCGTTGAATGAGATAATGGATGATTTGGTGAGTAAAGGATATATACCTTCATTCTGTACTGCTTGTTATCGTTTAAAACGTACCGGCGAGCATTTTATGGAATTCTCTGTACCTGGTTTTATCAAACGTTTTTGTCAACCAAATGCAATGCTTACTCTGGCCGAATATCTCGAAGATTATGCACCAGCTCAAACCAAAGAAAAGGGGTATCAGCTCATAGAAGATAATCTTACATCCTACGAAGATGAAAACTTTAAAGATAAGCTGATAGAGCGATTGGACAGAATCAAAAAAGGAGAGAGGGATTTGTATTTCTAA
- the larE gene encoding ATP-dependent sacrificial sulfur transferase LarE, whose product MIDQSISDLQKWFLNHQQIMIALSGGVDSSLVAYLARLFKAKDEVLAVISDSSSLKRKDLQEAIEFCESYDIPYHILKSDPIEDSNYASNPNNRCYFCKSFLYEAMIGLRNVEYPQFTMVNGNNADDKGDYRPGLEAAKENNALSPLMDCKINKEAIRAIARHYNLKIWDKPASPCLSSRFPYGTAITIKKLNMVETGENLLNSYGFSDCRVRYFKGVAKLEVRPEEVDKLISLTNQIHPAFIEIGFTDIEIDKEGLISGKLNRALGFKVVRE is encoded by the coding sequence ATGATCGACCAATCAATTTCAGATTTACAAAAGTGGTTTTTGAACCATCAACAAATAATGATTGCCTTATCGGGAGGTGTTGACTCTAGTCTGGTAGCTTATCTGGCACGTTTATTTAAAGCTAAAGACGAAGTATTGGCTGTTATTTCTGATTCAAGCAGTTTGAAACGGAAAGATTTACAGGAAGCCATTGAGTTTTGTGAATCGTACGATATACCTTACCATATTTTGAAATCGGATCCGATAGAGGATAGTAATTATGCATCCAACCCTAACAATCGCTGCTACTTCTGTAAAAGCTTTTTGTACGAGGCCATGATAGGACTTCGAAACGTAGAATATCCACAATTTACCATGGTGAATGGGAATAACGCAGACGACAAAGGTGATTATCGCCCCGGATTGGAAGCTGCCAAAGAAAATAATGCTCTCAGTCCGTTGATGGATTGTAAAATTAATAAAGAAGCCATCAGAGCCATAGCTCGTCATTATAATCTTAAAATTTGGGATAAACCTGCCTCTCCTTGTTTAAGCAGTCGTTTCCCATACGGAACAGCTATTACCATAAAAAAGCTGAACATGGTAGAAACTGGCGAAAATCTGCTGAATTCTTATGGCTTCTCCGATTGCAGAGTGCGCTATTTTAAAGGAGTTGCCAAACTGGAAGTTCGCCCAGAAGAAGTAGATAAGCTAATTTCATTAACCAATCAGATACATCCTGCTTTTATCGAAATAGGTTTTACCGATATTGAAATTGATAAAGAAGGCTTAATATCGGGAAAGCTCAACAGGGCTTTGGGTTTTAAGGTGGTGAGGGAATAG
- a CDS encoding DUF2089 family protein: MSKNAVPINCPSCKEILQVRQMICPACETRVEGQFSFPILLQLPIDEQELVVNYFKYRGNLIKLQEVYQISYPPLRKMLDKVLKKFEEVE, encoded by the coding sequence ATGAGTAAAAATGCAGTTCCCATTAATTGTCCCAGTTGTAAAGAAATACTTCAAGTCAGGCAAATGATTTGTCCCGCTTGCGAAACCCGTGTTGAGGGGCAGTTTTCATTCCCAATACTTCTTCAATTGCCTATTGATGAACAAGAGTTGGTTGTCAATTATTTTAAATATAGGGGTAACCTTATTAAACTGCAGGAAGTGTATCAGATTAGTTATCCGCCTTTGCGAAAGATGCTGGATAAGGTACTTAAGAAGTTTGAGGAAGTAGAATAG
- a CDS encoding NAD(P)H-dependent oxidoreductase subunit E, which produces MANIKLPAAKVDELKEVCKKFDNDGGELINVLHAAQEMFGYLPAEVQELVAQELNVSVAHVYGVVTFYSFFSMIPKGKHPISVCMGTACYVRGAEKVLDEFKKHLDVKVGETTDDGKFSISCLRCVGACGLAPVVTVGERVYGRVSPEDVKGIIEEYL; this is translated from the coding sequence ATGGCTAATATAAAATTACCCGCTGCAAAAGTTGATGAACTCAAGGAAGTGTGTAAAAAGTTCGATAACGATGGGGGAGAACTGATTAATGTACTTCATGCAGCACAGGAAATGTTTGGTTACCTGCCTGCCGAGGTGCAGGAACTGGTGGCCCAGGAATTAAATGTTTCGGTGGCTCACGTTTATGGTGTGGTTACTTTCTATTCATTTTTTTCGATGATTCCCAAAGGAAAGCATCCCATATCTGTATGTATGGGAACGGCTTGTTATGTGCGGGGAGCCGAAAAGGTGCTGGATGAGTTTAAAAAGCACCTGGATGTAAAAGTAGGAGAGACTACCGACGATGGTAAATTCTCGATTAGTTGCTTGCGTTGTGTAGGAGCCTGTGGTTTAGCCCCTGTGGTAACGGTTGGCGAGCGTGTTTATGGCCGTGTGTCGCCCGAAGATGTAAAAGGGATTATTGAAGAATATTTATAG
- a CDS encoding NADH-dependent [FeFe] hydrogenase, group A6, producing MDIVQLTIDNKKVVVEKGTTLLEAAKTIGVDIPSLCYMKLEDTNFENKPGGCRVCVVEVEGRRNLAPACKTECTEGMAVHTHSVRVVNARRTVMELILSDHPFDCLVCAKSGDCELQSLAQKLGIREIKYQGAKSTYKGDESPAIIRDMDKCIMCRRCETACNEVQTVGVLSAINRGFESVVAPAFEMDLDHSICTFCGQCVAVCPTGALTERDSSSKVMDAIVNPKKKVIVQTAPAVRAALGEEFGMDPGTLVTGKMVSALRKLGFDYVFDTDFAADLTIMEEGTELLDRLSKHLAGDKEVKLPILTSCCPGWVNFFEHQFPEMIDIPSTAKSPQQMFGAIAKTYFADQLKEKREDVVVVSVMPCLAKKYECSRDEFAVNGDPDVNISISTRELAQMIRNANLNFEALEEDDFDKPLGESTGAAVIFGTTGGVIEAAVRTAYEVHTKKPLERLDFEELRGMEGIRSATIDFDGLPINIGIAHGLGNARKLLEDIKAGKSQFHAIEIMACPGGCIGGGGQPYHHGNMEILKKRQKAIYEEDKGKALRKSHENPFIQKLYAEFLGEPCGHKSHELLHTHYYDKKKKVEI from the coding sequence ATGGATATCGTTCAATTAACCATAGATAATAAAAAGGTAGTAGTCGAAAAAGGTACTACCCTCTTAGAAGCAGCAAAAACAATTGGGGTTGATATTCCTTCGCTTTGTTATATGAAGCTGGAAGACACCAATTTTGAAAATAAGCCGGGAGGTTGCCGTGTTTGTGTTGTTGAGGTCGAAGGACGTCGTAACCTGGCACCTGCCTGTAAAACGGAATGTACCGAAGGAATGGCGGTACATACACACTCAGTAAGAGTAGTAAATGCTCGTCGAACTGTAATGGAACTCATTCTTTCCGATCACCCTTTCGATTGTTTGGTATGTGCTAAATCGGGAGATTGTGAGTTGCAGAGTCTGGCTCAGAAACTAGGTATTCGTGAGATAAAATATCAAGGGGCTAAAAGTACCTACAAAGGTGATGAATCTCCGGCTATCATTCGCGATATGGATAAGTGTATTATGTGTCGCCGATGCGAAACCGCTTGTAACGAAGTTCAGACTGTGGGTGTGTTATCAGCTATCAATCGGGGATTCGAATCGGTTGTAGCACCGGCCTTCGAGATGGATCTCGATCATTCAATCTGTACTTTCTGCGGGCAATGTGTGGCGGTTTGTCCTACCGGGGCGTTAACCGAGCGCGACAGTTCATCGAAAGTGATGGATGCCATTGTAAATCCGAAGAAGAAAGTGATTGTTCAAACGGCACCTGCAGTAAGAGCTGCTTTAGGTGAAGAATTTGGAATGGATCCCGGCACTTTGGTCACCGGTAAAATGGTTTCAGCATTGCGAAAGCTGGGTTTTGATTATGTATTTGATACCGACTTTGCTGCCGACCTTACCATAATGGAAGAAGGCACCGAATTGCTCGATCGTTTAAGCAAACACCTGGCTGGAGATAAAGAGGTGAAATTGCCAATTCTGACTTCTTGTTGTCCGGGATGGGTTAATTTCTTCGAGCATCAGTTTCCTGAAATGATTGACATACCATCAACGGCAAAATCGCCTCAGCAGATGTTTGGTGCCATTGCTAAAACATATTTTGCTGATCAGCTTAAAGAAAAACGTGAAGATGTAGTGGTGGTTTCAGTGATGCCTTGTCTGGCTAAAAAATATGAGTGTTCGCGGGATGAATTTGCAGTGAATGGTGATCCTGATGTGAATATTTCCATTTCAACCCGTGAGTTGGCACAGATGATACGCAATGCTAACCTTAACTTTGAAGCGCTGGAGGAAGATGATTTCGATAAGCCATTGGGAGAATCGACCGGAGCTGCAGTTATTTTTGGTACAACCGGTGGGGTGATCGAAGCGGCCGTTCGTACCGCTTACGAGGTGCATACTAAAAAGCCTCTGGAACGACTCGATTTTGAAGAGTTGCGCGGAATGGAAGGCATTCGTTCGGCTACGATTGATTTCGATGGTCTTCCAATTAATATTGGTATTGCACACGGTTTGGGTAATGCGCGTAAGTTGCTCGAAGACATCAAAGCTGGTAAATCGCAGTTTCATGCCATTGAAATAATGGCTTGTCCCGGTGGATGTATTGGTGGAGGCGGTCAACCTTATCATCATGGTAATATGGAAATTCTGAAAAAACGTCAGAAAGCCATCTACGAAGAGGATAAGGGTAAAGCTTTGCGTAAATCGCACGAGAATCCGTTTATACAAAAACTGTATGCCGAATTTTTAGGTGAGCCTTGCGGACATAAATCGCATGAATTGCTGCACACGCATTATTACGACAAGAAAAAGAAGGTTGAAATTTAA
- a CDS encoding NADH-quinone oxidoreductase subunit NuoF yields the protein MAKYKNHVLVCGGTGCRASQGEEIVESLNRFIEENGLDQDVQVVRTGCFGFCEKGPVVKMVPDNTFYVHVSPKDAEEIVKEHLVKGRPVERLLYTDPETKKHVTESKKMGFYKKQIRIALRNCGFINPENIDEYIARDGYAALGMALTEKKPEEVIQTIMDSGLRGRGGGGFPTGLKWDITRKVEADQKYVVCNADEGDPGAFMDRSILEGDPHSVIEAMAINAYCTGANHGLIYIRAEYPLAISRLKIAIEQAREYGLLGKDIFGTGFDFDVELRFGAGAFVCGEETSLIHSMEGLRGEPTVKPPFPSVSGYKGKPTNVNNVETYANIPVILLKGAEWFSSIGTDKSKGTKVFALAGKVNNVGLIEVPMGTTLREVIFDIGGGIKDGKKFKAVQTGGPSGGCLTEKHLDIPIDYDNLIASGSMMGSGGMIVMDEDDCMVSMAKFYLDFTVEESCGKCAPCRIGNKRLYEMLHKITEGKGTEEDLTNLRNLSNVIKDTSLCGLGQTSPNPVLSTLDNFWDEYEAHVKYDKCPAGQCKSLMQYVIDEEKCVGCTLCSRVCPVDAIAGDKKAPHVINPQTCIKCGACYEKCKFGAISIQ from the coding sequence ATGGCAAAATATAAGAATCATGTGCTTGTGTGTGGCGGTACTGGTTGTCGCGCATCACAAGGAGAAGAAATAGTTGAAAGCCTGAACCGATTCATTGAAGAAAATGGTTTGGATCAGGATGTTCAGGTAGTACGAACAGGATGTTTTGGCTTTTGCGAAAAAGGTCCTGTGGTAAAAATGGTTCCCGATAACACGTTCTATGTTCATGTATCGCCCAAAGATGCAGAAGAAATAGTTAAAGAGCATTTGGTTAAGGGACGCCCTGTTGAACGTTTATTATACACCGATCCGGAAACAAAGAAACATGTTACCGAATCGAAAAAAATGGGCTTCTATAAAAAGCAGATTCGCATTGCCTTGCGTAACTGTGGTTTTATCAATCCCGAGAATATTGATGAATACATTGCCCGCGATGGATATGCTGCTTTGGGTATGGCTCTTACCGAAAAGAAACCCGAAGAAGTGATTCAAACCATCATGGATTCAGGTTTGCGAGGCAGAGGAGGAGGAGGTTTCCCAACCGGATTAAAGTGGGATATCACCCGAAAAGTGGAAGCTGATCAGAAATATGTGGTTTGTAATGCCGATGAAGGTGACCCAGGGGCTTTTATGGATCGATCTATTTTAGAAGGCGATCCTCATTCGGTGATAGAAGCCATGGCCATCAACGCTTATTGTACAGGTGCCAATCATGGTTTGATATATATTCGGGCTGAATATCCCTTGGCCATATCGCGCCTTAAAATAGCTATTGAGCAGGCGCGTGAATATGGATTGCTGGGGAAAGATATTTTTGGTACCGGTTTTGATTTCGATGTGGAACTGCGTTTCGGTGCAGGAGCATTTGTGTGTGGCGAAGAAACATCACTGATTCACTCGATGGAAGGCTTACGAGGTGAACCAACTGTTAAACCTCCTTTTCCATCGGTTAGCGGATATAAAGGCAAGCCTACTAATGTAAATAACGTTGAAACTTATGCCAATATTCCTGTCATCCTTTTAAAAGGTGCTGAATGGTTCAGTAGTATCGGAACCGATAAAAGTAAGGGAACAAAGGTATTTGCTTTGGCAGGTAAGGTTAATAATGTTGGGTTGATTGAAGTACCGATGGGTACTACTCTTCGCGAAGTTATTTTTGATATTGGCGGAGGTATCAAGGATGGTAAGAAATTTAAAGCGGTTCAAACAGGTGGGCCGTCAGGTGGATGTTTGACCGAGAAACATCTGGATATACCTATCGATTACGATAACCTGATTGCAAGCGGTTCGATGATGGGTTCGGGTGGTATGATTGTAATGGACGAAGACGATTGTATGGTGTCCATGGCAAAATTCTATCTCGACTTTACGGTGGAAGAATCGTGTGGTAAATGTGCTCCTTGTCGTATCGGCAATAAGCGATTGTACGAAATGCTTCATAAAATAACCGAAGGCAAAGGCACCGAAGAGGATTTAACCAACCTGCGTAATTTGAGTAATGTAATAAAAGATACTTCGCTTTGTGGTTTGGGACAGACTTCTCCTAATCCGGTTTTATCTACGCTGGATAATTTCTGGGATGAATACGAAGCTCACGTTAAATATGACAAATGTCCGGCTGGTCAATGTAAATCGTTGATGCAATATGTTATTGACGAAGAAAAATGTGTGGGCTGTACGCTATGTTCACGTGTTTGTCCGGTTGATGCCATTGCAGGTGATAAAAAAGCACCGCATGTTATCAACCCTCAAACATGTATTAAATGTGGAGCGTGTTATGAAAAATGTAAGTTCGGAGCTATCAGCATCCAGTAA
- a CDS encoding (2Fe-2S) ferredoxin domain-containing protein, producing MTKVKSLADLRKMKEEMANKVQLREKSDHPDKIVQVKVSMATCGIASGAKEIMSYMIDELDRQAIDAVVTQTGCMGYCYAEPTIEVKLPNSNPVVFGYVDTKKANEIISKYIIRGELVDGVIPVNYETVNNKDNN from the coding sequence ATGACTAAAGTAAAATCCCTGGCCGATCTTCGGAAAATGAAAGAAGAGATGGCAAACAAAGTCCAGCTGCGAGAAAAAAGCGATCATCCTGATAAAATTGTTCAGGTGAAAGTTTCGATGGCAACCTGTGGTATTGCTTCGGGTGCCAAAGAAATAATGAGCTATATGATTGATGAACTGGATCGACAAGCTATTGATGCGGTTGTGACTCAAACGGGTTGCATGGGCTATTGCTATGCCGAGCCAACCATAGAGGTTAAATTACCAAACAGTAATCCTGTTGTTTTTGGTTATGTTGATACGAAAAAGGCCAATGAAATAATCTCGAAATATATTATTCGGGGTGAGTTGGTAGATGGTGTGATACCCGTAAACTACGAGACAGTAAACAACAAAGATAACAACTAG
- a CDS encoding ATP-binding protein: protein MRDLSMHITDIVQNSVRAQANLIHLSIEEKGEWLTFTFEDNGTGMDAETVKKVTDPFFTSRTTRKVGLGIPLFIQNAELTGGSLTVTSELGKGTVVKAVFGLNHIDRPPMGDLPSTIAMLITGNPQTDMVFTYQTEEEKFELDSREVKEILGDMDIRMPQVTSFLKQMIGENLKEIKASY from the coding sequence ATGAGAGATCTTTCGATGCATATCACCGATATTGTTCAGAACTCGGTAAGGGCTCAGGCTAATTTGATTCATCTTTCCATTGAAGAGAAAGGTGAATGGCTCACGTTTACTTTTGAGGATAATGGCACCGGTATGGATGCTGAAACCGTTAAGAAAGTAACCGATCCATTTTTTACATCTCGCACCACCCGCAAGGTAGGACTGGGCATACCGCTGTTTATACAAAATGCTGAGTTAACAGGCGGAAGCCTTACTGTTACATCAGAATTGGGCAAAGGAACCGTTGTAAAAGCCGTTTTTGGTTTGAATCATATCGATCGTCCACCTATGGGTGATTTACCTTCAACGATTGCAATGCTAATAACCGGAAATCCTCAAACAGATATGGTCTTCACCTATCAAACCGAGGAAGAAAAATTTGAATTGGATAGTAGAGAAGTAAAAGAAATACTGGGTGATATGGATATCCGTATGCCACAGGTAACAAGTTTTTTAAAACAAATGATTGGCGAAAATCTAAAAGAAATAAAAGCAAGCTATTAA
- a CDS encoding PHP domain-containing protein yields MKLFKADLHIHTVLSPCGSLEMSPKVIVEKALEKGLDIIGITDHNSTLQCKEVMKLANKKGLAVLCGAEVTTKEEVHCLTFFETFEKLETFQQYLSQHLPDISNDTEMFGHQVWVDEEENILGEENRLLINAINQSIDEVEAKVRSLDGLFIPAHVDRSRFGLFSQLGFMPFDLQPDAVGMTFRANLEQMLASHPELNEVTILRSSDAHFPEAIGEHYTVLEMEECTFQEVRMALHHINGRKVKELV; encoded by the coding sequence ATGAAACTGTTCAAAGCAGATCTGCATATTCACACGGTTCTTTCTCCTTGCGGAAGTTTGGAGATGAGTCCGAAAGTAATTGTGGAGAAGGCTTTGGAGAAAGGATTGGATATAATTGGCATTACCGATCATAACTCAACATTGCAGTGTAAGGAGGTTATGAAACTGGCCAATAAAAAGGGACTCGCTGTATTGTGCGGAGCCGAAGTCACCACTAAAGAAGAAGTACACTGCCTTACGTTCTTTGAAACATTTGAAAAACTTGAAACTTTTCAGCAATATCTAAGTCAACATCTTCCCGATATTTCTAACGACACTGAGATGTTTGGTCATCAAGTATGGGTAGATGAAGAAGAGAATATTCTGGGTGAGGAAAACCGATTACTCATAAATGCCATCAATCAAAGTATTGATGAGGTCGAAGCTAAAGTTAGAAGCTTGGATGGTTTGTTTATTCCGGCACATGTCGACAGAAGTAGATTCGGTTTATTTAGTCAGCTGGGTTTTATGCCTTTTGATTTACAACCTGATGCCGTTGGAATGACATTCAGAGCTAATTTGGAACAAATGCTGGCGAGTCATCCCGAATTAAACGAGGTCACGATTCTTCGTTCTTCCGATGCACATTTTCCTGAGGCAATTGGAGAACACTATACCGTACTGGAAATGGAGGAATGTACATTTCAGGAGGTTAGAATGGCATTGCATCACATTAACGGACGAAAAGTAAAAGAGCTGGTATGA